A genome region from Trueperaceae bacterium includes the following:
- a CDS encoding glycerophosphodiester phosphodiesterase, whose protein sequence is MSFAAMLLTTVVLVAWWFGPGWRPRPLPGVHRPRPWTFGHRGARGPAPENTMAAFDLAFAHLDGLETDVQRTADGHLVLFHDLELDGRPIRKWRFAALRTARPDLVTLETLLRAARDARGSVLNLEVKSDPRTLRGVLRSWALERDLVQAVRASGVDDRVLISSFDPFALARVRLLAPEVRTAFLTAPEVPMMLRGVPWARLLHVDAVHPEARSATPGLVARAHARGLPVHVWTVNDANDVVRLLRSGVDGVMGDDPEALRRAAQEA, encoded by the coding sequence ATGTCGTTCGCCGCGATGCTTCTGACGACGGTCGTTCTGGTCGCCTGGTGGTTCGGTCCCGGGTGGCGCCCCCGGCCGCTGCCCGGCGTCCACCGCCCCCGCCCCTGGACGTTCGGGCACCGCGGCGCCCGCGGCCCGGCGCCGGAGAACACGATGGCGGCGTTCGACCTCGCCTTCGCCCACCTCGACGGCCTCGAGACCGACGTGCAGCGCACCGCCGACGGGCACCTCGTGTTGTTCCACGACCTGGAGCTCGACGGCCGCCCGATCCGCAAGTGGCGGTTCGCGGCGCTGCGCACCGCGCGGCCCGACCTGGTGACGCTCGAGACGCTCCTGCGGGCCGCGCGCGACGCGCGCGGGTCGGTCCTGAACCTCGAGGTCAAGTCGGACCCGCGGACGCTGCGCGGCGTCCTCCGGTCGTGGGCGCTGGAGCGCGACCTGGTGCAGGCGGTCCGCGCGAGCGGCGTGGACGACCGCGTCCTGATCTCGAGCTTCGACCCGTTCGCCCTCGCCCGCGTCCGGCTCCTCGCGCCGGAGGTGCGCACGGCGTTCCTGACGGCGCCCGAGGTGCCCATGATGCTGCGCGGGGTGCCGTGGGCGCGCCTGCTGCACGTCGACGCGGTGCATCCCGAGGCGCGTAGCGCGACGCCCGGCCTCGTCGCGCGGGCGCACGCCCGCGGTCTGCCGGTGCACGTCTGGACGGTGAACGACGCGAACGACGTCGTCCGCCTCCTGCGCAGCGGCGTCGACGGGGTGATGGGGGACGACCCGGAGGCGCTGCGCCGCGCCGCGCAGGAGGCGTGA
- a CDS encoding NUDIX domain-containing protein has product MPDPASNPPPSPDAAPRPLATVGALVLDPQGRGLFVRTAKWRDTWGVPGGKIEPGEAILDAVLRELFEETALVVRDVRWAPTLEAVRSPAFFTDAHFVLLNMTARTDDPSPLALNDEAQEAGWWPPRDALLHLDLNAPTRALVRHVLAHGAGGPSVTRPDGTAAP; this is encoded by the coding sequence GTGCCCGACCCCGCCTCCAACCCACCCCCGTCGCCCGACGCCGCACCCCGCCCGCTGGCGACGGTCGGCGCCCTGGTCCTCGACCCGCAGGGCCGCGGGCTGTTCGTCCGGACCGCGAAGTGGCGGGACACGTGGGGGGTGCCCGGCGGGAAGATCGAGCCGGGCGAAGCGATCCTGGACGCGGTCCTCCGCGAACTGTTCGAGGAGACCGCCCTCGTCGTGCGCGACGTGCGGTGGGCGCCGACCCTCGAGGCGGTCCGTAGCCCCGCCTTCTTCACCGACGCGCACTTCGTCCTCCTCAACATGACCGCCCGGACCGACGACCCGTCCCCCCTCGCCCTGAACGACGAGGCGCAGGAGGCCGGCTGGTGGCCACCCCGCGACGCGCTGCTGCACCTGGACCTCAACGCCCCCACCCGGGCGCTGGTCCGGCACGTCCTCGCGCACGGCGCCGGGGGGCCGTCCGTCACGCGGCCCGACGGGACCGCCGCACCGTGA
- a CDS encoding SDR family oxidoreductase: MSDPAIPPERPAALVTGSARGIGRAAALRLAADGLDVAVHYRASAAAAEAVASEVRTLGVRAATLQADVTVQDEAERLVDDAVAAFGRLDVVVNNVGDYAKGSLAELDAGTWHAMIDSNLHATFYVCQRAVPHLRTHGRGRIVNVGYAGSDTLVAKPAVAPYQIAKTGALLYARGLAREEAPHGTTVNVVAPGVIENSVSRPTGQIPMERLGELREVAAAIAFLASEEAGYVTGAFVPVAGGWNL, translated from the coding sequence GTGAGCGATCCCGCCATCCCCCCCGAGCGCCCCGCGGCGCTCGTGACGGGGTCGGCGCGTGGCATCGGCCGCGCCGCCGCGCTCCGCCTCGCGGCGGACGGCCTGGACGTCGCCGTGCACTACCGCGCGAGCGCCGCCGCGGCGGAGGCCGTCGCGTCGGAGGTCCGCACGCTCGGCGTGCGGGCGGCGACGCTGCAGGCGGACGTCACGGTGCAGGACGAGGCGGAACGCCTCGTCGACGACGCCGTCGCGGCGTTCGGCCGCCTGGACGTGGTCGTCAACAACGTCGGGGATTACGCCAAGGGGTCGCTCGCGGAGCTCGACGCCGGCACCTGGCACGCGATGATCGATTCGAACCTGCACGCGACCTTCTACGTCTGCCAGCGGGCGGTCCCGCACCTGCGGACGCACGGGCGGGGCCGCATCGTGAACGTCGGCTACGCCGGCAGCGACACCCTCGTCGCGAAACCGGCGGTCGCGCCGTACCAGATCGCGAAGACCGGCGCGTTGCTGTACGCCCGCGGCCTCGCGCGCGAGGAGGCGCCGCACGGCACGACCGTGAACGTCGTCGCGCCGGGCGTGATCGAGAACAGCGTCTCGCGCCCCACCGGACAGATCCCGATGGAGCGGCTCGGCGAACTCCGCGAGGTCGCCGCCGCCATCGCCTTCCTCGCCAGCGAGGAGGCCGGCTACGTCACCGGCGCGTTCGTGCCGGTCGCCGGCGGCTGGAACCTGTGA